A single region of the Gossypium arboreum isolate Shixiya-1 chromosome 12, ASM2569848v2, whole genome shotgun sequence genome encodes:
- the LOC108459562 gene encoding UDP-galactose/UDP-glucose transporter 2-like, which produces MKNEEQARFLFGISLSDLPKWKQFLICSSGFFFGYLVNGVCEEYVYNRLQFSYGWYFTFVQGFVYLFLIYLQGFTPKQMVNPWKTYVKLSAVLMGSHGLTKGSLAFLNYPAQLMFKSTKVLPVMVMGAFIPGLRRKYPAHEYISAILLVVGLILFTLADAQTSPNFSVVGVVMVTGALVMDSFLGNLQEAIFTLNPETTQMEMLFCSTVVGLPFLIPPMVLTGELFKAWNSCSQHLYVYGVLVFEAMATFIGQVSVLSLIAIFGAATTAMVTTARKAVTLLLSYLIFTKPLTEQHGSGLLLIAMGITLKLLPMPVDSKPGYKRVSSSVASEETRNGPEVEEKNNLV; this is translated from the exons ATGAAAAACGAAGAACAAGCACGTTTCTTGTTTGGGATTTCACTCTCTGATTTACCTAAATGGAAACAGTTTCTTATTTGTTCTTCTGGGTTCTTCTTTGGTTACCTTGTTAATGGCGTTTGTgag GAATATGTATACAACAGACTCCAGTTCAG CTATGGGTGGTACTTCACATTTGTTCAAGGATTTGTATATCTCTTCCTAATTTATCTTCAAGGTTTCACCCCAAAACAAATGGTGAATCCATGGAAGACTTATGTGAAACTCTCTGCAGTTCTTATGGGTTCTCATGGGCTCACAAAAGGGTCTTTGGCTTTTCTTAATTACCCTGCTCAGCTCATGTTCAAATCCACCAAG GTTCTACCAGTGATGGTAATGGGTGCTTTCATACCAGGTTTAAGACGAAAATACCCAGCACATGAATATATTTCAGCAATTCTTTTAGTTGTGGGATTGATTCTCTTCACTTTAGCCGATGCTCAAACATCCCCAAATTTCAGTGTCGTCGGCGTAGTGATGGTCACCGGTGCTCTGGTAATGGATTCCTTTCTCGGCAATTTGCAAGAAGCTATCTTTACGTTAAACCCAGAAACGACACAG ATGGAAATGCTTTTTTGCTCGACGGTGGTTGGTTTGCCGTTCTTGATTCCGCCCATGGTTTTAACGGGAGAGCTGTTCAAAGCATGGAATTCATGTTCACAG CATTTGTACGTGTATGGCGTGCTGGTGTTTGAAGCAATGGCCACATTCATTGGACAAGTTTCAGTCCTTTCTCTCATTGCCATTTTTGGTGCAGCCACCACAGCAATG GTCACAACTGCAAGAAAGGCAGTGACATTGCTGTTATCATACTTGATATTCACCAAGCCATTGACTGAGCAACATGGGAGTGGGCTTTTGCTTATAGCCATGGGGATCACTTTGAAACTCTTGCCAATGCCGGTCGATAGCAAACCAGGTTATAAACGAGTGTCGAGTTCTGTTGCAAGTGAAGAAACGAGGAATGGACCAGAAGTCGAAGAAAAAAATAACCTGGTTTAA